The DNA segment GTAAAGCTCTCTGCCGGAATATGGCAGGTTGCACAGGATACTTTCCCGTTGGCACTGAAGCTCACATCAAAAAAAAGCTTTTTCCCGAACGCTACAGCTCTTGAATCCTCAGTGTAGGCATTGGAAGGATCCTTTGGTAACGGAGGAAGGGCAGAAAGCGAAAGGGAGCGAAGAGTCCTTATTTCCTCTTCGCTCCACTTATGCATTTCTGGTAGAGACTTAGCTTCTGCAGAAACCCGTACCGCCACATGCAAAACAGACAGAATGACCGTTATGAATACAACAATAATTGTTGCGGTCCTGATAGAGAGAACATTCCGACAGTTTCGCATATTCATCCCGGCTGGGTTACTTGACCTGAATATTGAAGGTTACGCTATCAGTCTTGTCTCCAGCTTTGATATCAAAGGTCATCCTCCACCAGCCGAGCATGCTGAATTTGATGCCCTCAATAAGACAGGTGCCGTCAGAGGTATTCTTAGTCACTTTTGGCACGGTCGGCAGGCCATGACCGTGCTCGGGCATTTCACCGCTGACTGTTATCTCAGCGTCTTTCACTGCCTGTCCTTCAGCTGTCTCCACCTTGAGCTTCCAGGAGATGATCTTGTTCACAGGAATCTCGCCAGTGTACGTCGCCTTGAATAGCCCATCCTTTGATTTCATGGTTGTCGCATAGTCTGCATCGGATGTTGGTTTTAATTTTGCTTCGTCGCCAAGAGCACAATGGCTGCACTTACAATCTTTTCCGCACTTGCAGCCGCCGTTACCTTTCCCCTTGCAGTTACAGGTACCTTTACCAGTCTTGCAGTGATCACAGGTGCAACCCTTGCCGCATGCGCAACCCTTTTCTCCTGCCTTGCATGTACACTCGCCTTTGCCGGTTTTGCAGTGTTCGCATTTGCAGTCCTTGCCACAGTTGCAACCCTTACCATCTAAGCTGCAGTTACAATTTTTTCCTGCCTTACCTTTTTTCCCCTTAGCGCAATGACCACAATTGCAGTCTTTACCACACTGGCAATCGCCCTTGGCACTGACTTTACACTGACACGTTCCCTTGCCGGTTTTGCAATGTTCACAGTTGCAGTCTTTTCCGCACTTGCAGTCCTTGCCGTCACCCTTACACTGGCATTTTGGCGCAGCATCAGCGAAGTCAAACACCTGTGTCAATGACATTGATCCGAGAAATACAACCGCCAACAGCACAATCATCATTTTTCTAAACATGTACATCCTCCTTAGAGTATTTGATTCGACATTTACAAGCCCTACGATTTTTTCCATATGACGCATCATTCTCTTGAGCCATCCAAGTCTGTTTGCAATCATGGAACAGCGTTCTTTCATCTGAGAGACTGCCTATTGGTAAAATACTATCAGAAATAGCATCAATAATTATGTATGCAAGCTTACACATTATCGGGAATCATGATAAACAAGTCACTGAGATTGACTCTCATTCCTCAGTCTAAGCCCATAATTAATCATCGTTCCCGTGAGCATCATCCCTATGCTCAGGATCTGGCCCATCGTCAGAAGTCCGATAACAAATCCGACTTGCGCGTCAGGTTCCCTTAAGAATTCGATAAGAAAACGGAATAGGCCATAAAGGATGAGGAAGCGGGATGTGAGACCGCCAGTTCTTGTCCCTCTATCCCTGGCGACCCATAGGATGATGAAAAGAAGCACCCCTTCGAGCAGGAATTCATAGAGCTGCGAAGGATGCCTTGGCATAGACCCGCCGCCCGGAAAGACCATCGCCCAGGGAACAGAGGTGACCCTGCCGTAAAGTTCAGCGTTTATGAAGTTTCCGATCCTGCCGAGTCCGAGCCCGATCGGGACGGTTACAATCACGAGGTCGGCGGTCTGCCAGAAACTGACCTTCGCCTTCCTGCTGAAAATAATACCGGCGATAACACTACCGACAAGCCCGCCATGGAAGGACATGCCCCCGTGCCAAACAGCGAAAGCCTCAAGTGGTTCGCGGAGATACGTATCGAGATCATAGAAGACGATGTAACCGACGCGTGCCCCAATCATGAGGCCAACGATGAGAAAGGAGTAGAGAGAATCCACAAAGTCACGTGAGACGGGAAGTCTGTTTTTGCTGATTTGAAGCTTTACGAGCAGATAAGACGATGCGAATCCGAGGAGATACATCATTCCGTACCACCTTACTGCAAAGGGACCAATTCTCACGATCTCGGGACTTATGTCGGGATAAGGGATCAGATTACTTCTCCTTACGGACCTGCTCGGTTAAGTTAAGTCTATCACGCCTGTAATTCAGGAAAGCCTATAAATCATTTCCCGAACCCGGTCAGCATGGGATCTGGTTTCTGAGACGAGCTTCTGCAATGACATAAGGAGAGGTGAGTCAGAAGTAGCAGGCAATGTCTTTGTAAGGAAACTTTCCAAAACAGTTTCTTCCAAGTGTAGCGCGGCTGATAGGGCTTCCCGGATTGTAACCGGTCCCTCCGTAATCCTGCTGTATATCGTTGCAGCAAGGAAAAGGGCCTCTTTCATATCTGGGAGCAACGACGCTTTCAGATCGGCTGCCACCTTGCCATCCCTGAAAAAGCCTCGCGCAATAATCAATACACTAATATGCTGCTCTTCTTCCCTGGCGAGGTCCTCCCAAAAAACTGCAGTTTCCGGAAATAACGTAGCATACTTTTTATAGATTCGGCAGCAAAGCGTCTCCATATCAATGCAGGCCTTTAGCTCACCGGGCAGATTATCCTGCATTAATATGACCCTCCGCAACAGAGATTCCGCAGTCCCTTCCAGTATTGATCTCCGGTTCAAACATGCCTTATCAATATGTTTTTTCCATAATATATTTCTTGTCGCCAAAAGTTTGCATAACCAATTACCGCCATTTTACCAGATGGCAGGATCAAAAAAATGTAAGGAGAATTACCACCTTTAGCTTCATGCAGGCAAACTTAAATTACTTAAATTTACCGGGCAGCAGTCGAGCTGTGATATGTTATCATTATAGCCAGAGAGGTAGAAACTCCTGATGGACAGAGCAATTTCAAGAGACCATATGACATACAAAAGCATGGTTATTATAACGTTTCTGGCTCTCACAGGATTATTCGGCTGCTTTATGGTTTTTCCGCCTTCTGCAAAGGCAGAACCTCGCTGGCTGCTTATGGCCCGCCATGGCGACTGTGTAGAAATCGAAAGCTTGAAAAGAAAAATACCAGACTTGGGTGATATTAATGATCCATTTTCTTTTATCAGGTTCATGAATGAGAAGGGACATCGGGCAGATTCTAACGAACTGCCTGCGGGCAAAGGAAGGGCTGTAGAGGTAAGCGTGCCGGAACTGCAGTTATTCCTGCTATTTGTGACATCCGAGATGTGCCAACAGACCGGAGCAGAGTAGTTGCATGAGGCTTGGCATGTCACCATTCCGAAACTGTGGCACAAATGTATCCAAGCCAGCGTTGTCATCGGCGGTCAGCATTCTCTTGAGGTGCTGGCTGCCAGCTGCATTTGCCACCATAGTAACTCTCTCTGTCACCGCGTGCCACACCTCAACGAAAAAGCTGGATGAAGCGATTATATATAACGGCCCAAAATTCAAGCTAAAACTTGTTCGATACCACGAAAATCTTCCGCTTCATTATACAGGCGAAGTTTTTCGCGTTCAGTGTTCTTCAGACAAGACTGCTAACTCCCCCGGGCATAATATGCAGGATCCCGGCTGGGTGACGCTGGGCAACGGAAGCGCGATTGGATCAAAAAGTGCTGTCGAACTTGCGGCACGTGAGAGCTCAAATTATCGAGTTGTGAGCGACGATATCCTGGTCTGGACAGGCAACGGATTGAACGTCAGTTTCGATGCCTGCGGTGTGTTCAGAGGATGGTATCCTTCATCTCTTCCGGAAACACTCATTAATCCTGTAGAAAAGCCCGACTATTGTGCTCCAAAGGGCAAGGTTGACTGCCGCAACTACGATTTCATGGACGATCGTCGTCCTATTTTTGAGGATATTCGAGTTACCGAAAAAGGTTCAATTTCCTTTATTGTCCTTTCGAGGGCTTTCAAGAATGACCAACGCTTTCTCGTCCGGAGCGACGATTACGGACGCAGCTGGTCATTCTTGCACGAACAAGTGAAGTGACAGTGCTCGCGGCAAGCTGCCGCTATTTTGCTCACACAGCCCAGAGTTTAGTTGCTGCGTCTCGTAACACTG comes from the Nitrospirota bacterium genome and includes:
- a CDS encoding prolipoprotein diacylglyceryl transferase: MPYPDISPEIVRIGPFAVRWYGMMYLLGFASSYLLVKLQISKNRLPVSRDFVDSLYSFLIVGLMIGARVGYIVFYDLDTYLREPLEAFAVWHGGMSFHGGLVGSVIAGIIFSRKAKVSFWQTADLVIVTVPIGLGLGRIGNFINAELYGRVTSVPWAMVFPGGGSMPRHPSQLYEFLLEGVLLFIILWVARDRGTRTGGLTSRFLILYGLFRFLIEFLREPDAQVGFVIGLLTMGQILSIGMMLTGTMINYGLRLRNESQSQ
- a CDS encoding FixH family protein — translated: MKSKDGLFKATYTGEIPVNKIISWKLKVETAEGQAVKDAEITVSGEMPEHGHGLPTVPKVTKNTSDGTCLIEGIKFSMLGWWRMTFDIKAGDKTDSVTFNIQVK